From the Candidatus Binatia bacterium genome, one window contains:
- a CDS encoding amidohydrolase family protein: MKRRRMTRPSRKRPAVRAARRQQGIQTIDIHAHFVPEKYLRLIETEGKPHGLGLRRGPNGPSILIGDIPIGPITAHYHDLDVRLKSMDAQGVAVHALSLMPPMVYWADEASAPGVARLVNDAMAEAARAHPDRFVVLATLPMQNPEAAVSEVERAVNDLGCRGIYLGTNVRGKELTDHSLLPIFERIHALGVPIFLHPLNVIGAQRLTNYHLHNLLGNPFDTAVAAANLIFSGLLDRFPKLQVCLPHAGGALPYLIGRLNHGWKVRQECRALKKPPSSYLRRFTYDTISHAPESLNYLIKLVGADRVMMGSDYCFDMGYERPVEAVTVLKLNRNDREKILHGNAARLLRLG; the protein is encoded by the coding sequence TCACGCCCACTTTGTGCCCGAGAAATACCTCAGACTCATCGAGACGGAAGGAAAACCGCACGGGCTCGGCCTCCGGCGCGGTCCGAACGGACCGAGCATTCTGATCGGCGACATACCGATCGGCCCGATCACGGCGCATTACCATGATTTGGACGTAAGGCTTAAATCGATGGATGCGCAGGGCGTGGCCGTGCATGCCCTCTCGCTCATGCCGCCGATGGTTTACTGGGCGGATGAAGCGTCTGCGCCCGGTGTGGCGCGGCTCGTCAACGACGCGATGGCCGAAGCTGCTCGAGCCCATCCCGACCGCTTCGTCGTTCTGGCCACGCTGCCCATGCAAAATCCTGAGGCTGCTGTGAGCGAAGTGGAGCGCGCCGTCAACGACCTCGGCTGTCGCGGCATCTACCTGGGCACGAACGTTCGGGGAAAAGAGCTGACCGATCATTCGCTCCTCCCCATCTTCGAGCGCATTCACGCACTGGGAGTTCCAATTTTTCTTCATCCGCTCAACGTTATCGGCGCTCAGCGGCTCACGAACTACCATCTACATAACCTTCTGGGAAATCCGTTCGACACCGCGGTCGCCGCAGCCAACTTGATCTTCAGCGGACTCCTGGATCGATTTCCAAAGCTTCAAGTCTGCCTGCCGCATGCGGGTGGCGCCCTTCCTTATCTTATCGGCCGTCTCAACCATGGCTGGAAAGTGCGGCAGGAGTGCCGCGCACTGAAGAAGCCGCCGTCGAGTTATCTCAGACGCTTCACTTACGACACGATCAGCCACGCTCCGGAGTCGCTTAACTATCTCATCAAGCTCGTCGGAGCCGACCGCGTGATGATGGGAAGCGACTACTGTTTTGACATGGGCTACGAGCGGCCGGTTGAAGCGGTTACGGTTCTGAAGCTAAACCGCAATGACCGAGAAAAAATCCTCCACGGCAACGCCGCGCGTCTGCTTCGGCTCGGATAG
- a CDS encoding Gfo/Idh/MocA family oxidoreductase — translation MTDRKINVGIVGTGWIGEIRAKVCADHSLVEGVHVAEIDPTKLHHVAEATRAKTATTDYRELLRRDDIDAMFVCSTPETTHYPITKDCLLARKHTLLEKPMGLELKEADEMMALAKKAELKFTIGYTQRFNPKYAYVKQSLVNGTLGHPVTALVSRNVSRSIGNKIGGRIRLSPAVMEATHDIDFILWCLEGVKPVRVYSEVVYRIMEQTHGVPDCQWIMVTMADGTAFTIGAGWALPPGYPHFSTATIEFVGTEGALLIDDSHRDIVLNTMKGGMVLPLSTMPGEQVGHVYQGPMEAETIHFIEAVALNRPVLVTPEQARQVMEVTLAADLSAERHQPVTLPLQL, via the coding sequence ATGACGGATCGGAAGATCAATGTCGGAATTGTCGGCACGGGATGGATCGGAGAAATTCGGGCGAAGGTCTGCGCCGACCATTCCCTGGTAGAGGGCGTGCACGTGGCCGAGATCGATCCCACGAAACTCCATCATGTCGCGGAAGCGACCAGGGCCAAGACGGCGACCACGGATTACCGTGAGCTTCTGCGACGGGACGATATCGATGCGATGTTCGTCTGTAGCACGCCGGAGACGACGCACTACCCAATCACCAAAGACTGCCTCCTTGCGCGCAAGCACACGCTGCTGGAGAAGCCGATGGGGCTCGAATTGAAAGAGGCGGACGAGATGATGGCGCTCGCCAAAAAAGCTGAGCTAAAGTTCACGATCGGCTACACGCAGCGTTTCAACCCGAAGTACGCCTACGTAAAGCAGTCCCTGGTGAACGGGACTCTCGGCCATCCAGTCACCGCGCTCGTAAGCCGCAACGTCTCTCGCTCCATCGGCAACAAAATCGGCGGGCGCATTCGGCTCTCGCCAGCCGTGATGGAGGCGACGCACGACATCGACTTTATCCTTTGGTGTCTCGAGGGCGTCAAGCCGGTGCGCGTCTACTCCGAAGTCGTCTATCGGATCATGGAACAGACGCATGGCGTTCCGGATTGCCAGTGGATCATGGTGACGATGGCGGACGGCACGGCATTCACCATCGGCGCGGGATGGGCGTTGCCGCCCGGTTATCCCCATTTCTCGACGGCGACGATCGAGTTTGTCGGAACCGAAGGCGCCCTTCTCATCGACGACAGCCACCGCGATATCGTGCTGAACACGATGAAAGGCGGGATGGTGCTCCCGCTCTCAACGATGCCGGGCGAGCAAGTAGGCCACGTCTACCAGGGGCCGATGGAAGCTGAGACGATCCACTTCATCGAAGCTGTGGCCTTGAATCGGCCCGTGCTCGTGACGCCGGAGCAGGCGCGGCAAGTGATGGAAGTGACCCTCGCCGCCGACCTTTCAGCCGAACGCCATCAGCCGGTCACTCTGCCGTTGCAGCTCTGA